From one Brachypodium distachyon strain Bd21 chromosome 4, Brachypodium_distachyon_v3.0, whole genome shotgun sequence genomic stretch:
- the LOC100843718 gene encoding serine carboxypeptidase 1, producing the protein MAASGNGAAPALVLLLLLAVGRCGAAPQAALVTRVPGFDGALPSKHYAGYVTVDEQHGRRLFYYMVESERDPAKDPVVLWLNGGPGCSSFDGFVYEHGPFNFESGGSVKSLPKLHLNPYSWSKVSTMIYLDSPAGVGLSYSKNVSDYNTGDLKTAADSHTFLLKWFGMYPEFLSNPFYISGESYAGVYVPTLSHEVVKGIQGGAKPTINFKGYMVGNGVCDTVFDGNALVPFAHGMGLVSDDIYQEANMACQGNFWNATGNKCNTALSKIDGLIGELNIYDILEPCYHSKTIKEVIPSRLPKSFKDLGATNKTFPVRTRMLGRAWPLRAPVRDGRVPSWLEYASGVPCMSDEVATAWLDNDSVRSAIHAEPVSSIGPWLLCTDAINFNHDAGSMISYHKNLTRQGYRAFIFSGDHDMCVPFTGSEAWTKSIGYGVVDSWRPWFLNGQVSGYTQGYEHGLTFATIKGAGHTVPEYKPQEALAFYSRWLAGSKL; encoded by the exons ATGGCGGCCTCTGGAAACGGCGCCGCCCCGGCCcttgtgcttcttcttctactcGCCGTCGGCCGCTGCGGCGCGGCGCCGCAGGCCGCGCTGGTGACGCGCGTGCCGGGCTTCGACGGCGCGCTCCCGTCCAAGCACTACGCCGGGTACGTGACGGTGGACGAGCAGCACGGGAGGAGGCTGTTCTACTACATGGTGGAGTCGGAGCGGGACCCGGCCAAGGACCCCGTCGTGCTCTGGCTCAACGGCGGGCCGGGCTGCTCCAGCTTCGACGGCTTCGTCTACGAGCACG GACCATTTAATTTTGAGTCAGGCGGGTCAGTTAAAAGCCTGCCAAAACTTCATCTCAACCCTTATAGCTGGTCCAAG GTATCTACTATGATATACTTGGACTCCCCTGCTGGTGTCGGGCTGTCATACTCAAAGAATGTTTCGGATTATAACACTGGCGACCTGAAAACTGCTGCGGATTCACACACTTTTCTTCTGAAG TGGTTTGGAATGTACCCTGAGTTCTTGAGCAACCCATTCTACATATCTGGGGAGTCATATGCAGGGGTTTATGTTCCTACTCTTTCACATGAAGTTGTCAAAG GAATACAAGGAGGAGCTAAGCCAACTATAAATTTCAAG GGCTACATGGTTGGCAATGGTGTCTGTGACACTGTTTTTGATGGTAATGCGCTTGTGCCATTTGCTCATGGAATGGGTCTAGTATCAGATGATATATACCAG GAAGCTAATATGGCATGCCAAGGAAATTTCTGGAATGCCACTGGCAATAAGTGCAATACTGCTTTATCGAAAATTGATGGG TTAATCGGCGAACTAAATATTTATGACATTCTTGAGCCATGCTACCACAGCAAAACTATCAAAGAAGTGATCCCAAGCAGATTGCCTAAAAGTTTCAAAGATCTTGGTGCGACTAACAAGACCTTTCCGGTAAGAACGAGAATGCTAGGGCGTGCTTGGCCTTTGAGAGCTCCTGTGAGAGACGGGCGTGTTCCATCCTGGCTTGAATATGCCAGTGGAGTTCCATGTATG AGTGATGAAGTTGCCACAGCATGGCTGGATAACGACAGCGTCAGATCTGCGATTCATGCCGAACCA GTAAGTTCAATTGGCCCATGGCTCTTATGCACAGATGCAATAAACTTTAATCATGATGCTGGGAGTATGATCAGTTACCACAAGAACCTTACAAGACAGGGTTATCGTGCTTTCATATTCAG CGGTGACCATGATATGTGTGTGCCTTTCACCGGGAGTGAAGCATGGACTAAATCTATCGGCTATGGAGTTGTTGATTCATGGCGGCCATGGTTCTTGAACGGACAAGTTTCTGG GTACACCCAAGGATATGAACATGGTCTCACTTTTGCTACTATTAAG GGTGCTGGGCACACCGTTCCTGAATATAAGCCACAGGAAGCATTGGCTTTCTACAGCCGTTGGTTGGCTGGCTCTAAATTGTGA
- the LOC100839030 gene encoding 7-deoxyloganetic acid glucosyltransferase: MAPAHVLVFPWPLQGHINCMLHFAAGLVGAGLHVTFLHTEHNLARVDPLASAAATPRLRFVSVPDGLPAGHPRTVRDLKEPLLTTVPAAYRALLASLQQQPSTTADAGFPPVSCVVADGLLPFAIDIPEEEFGVPALAFRTVSACSILAYLSVPRLVELGEAIPIPLDADLDELVLGVPGMEGFLRRRDLPSPCRVNAETQEADPLLDMIVDFTAHSRDKARALILNTAASLEGESLAHIAEQMRGDVFAIGPLHLHAAANVSSSSSSPAPVASGSMWREDGGCIEWLDAQGDRSVVYVSLGSLTVISLEQFTEFLSGLVGAGHAFLWVLRPDMVTATQNALLREAVDAAAALHGNAAPAAFVVDWAPQRAVLRHRAVGCFLTHAGWNSTVECAAEGVPMVCWPFFADQQINSRFVGAVWGTGLDMKDVCDRAVVEAMVREAMESAGIRRSAVALAERVRRDVEEGGSSAVEFDRLVGFIKELAATKDSVANQ; the protein is encoded by the coding sequence ATGGCGCCGGCGCACGTGCTGGTGTTCCCGTGGCCGCTGCAGGGCCACATCAACTGCATGCTCCACTTCGCCGcgggcctcgtcggcgccggcctccACGTCACATTCCTCCACACGGAGCACAACCTCGCCCGCGTCGACCCCcttgcctccgccgccgccacgccgcgcCTCCGCTTCGTGTCCGTCCCCGACGGCCTCCCCGCCGGCCACCCGCGCACGGTCCGCGACCTCAAGGAGCCCCTCCTCACCACGGTCCCCGCCGCCTACCGCGCTCTCCTCGCctccctgcagcagcagccgtcCACGACTGCTGACGCCGGGTTCCCGCCGGTGTCGTGCGTCGTGGCCGACGGCCTGCTGCCGTTCGCGATCGACATCCCCGAAGAGGAGTTCGGCGTACCGGCGCTGGCCTTCCGCACGGTGAGCGCGTGCAGCATCCTGGCCTACCTGTCTGTGCCGAGGCTCGTGGAGCTCGGCGAGGCGATCCCCATCCCTTTAGACGCCGACCTCGACGAGCTCGTACTCGGAGTCCCCGGGATGGAGGGCTTCCTCCGCCGGCGGGACCTTCCCAGCCCTTGCCGTGTTAACGCCGAGACCCAGGAAGCCGACCCCCTGCTGGACATGATCGTCGACTTCACCGCCCACAGTCGCGACAAGGCCCGCGCGCTCATCCTCAACACGGCCGCCTCGCTGGAGGGTGAGTCGCTCGCGCATATCGCCGAACAGATGCGGGGCGACGTCTTCGCCATAGGCCCTCTCcacctccacgccgccgccaacgtgtcctcgtcgtcgtcgtctccggcgccggtggccaGCGGCAGCATGTGGCGCGAGGATGGCGGGTGCATAGAGTGGCTGGATGCGCAAGGGGACAGATCCGTGGTGTACGTGAGCTTAGGCAGCCTGACCGTGATCTCCCTGGAGCAGTTCACCGAGTTCCTCTCGGGGCTCGTGGGCGCTGGCCACGCGTTCCTCTGGGTGCTGCGGCCGGACATGGTCACGGCGACCCAGAACGCCCTCCTCCGGGAAGCCGTcgacgccgcggccgccctcCACGGCaacgcggcgccggcggcgttcGTGGTGGACTGGGCGCCGCAGCGGGCCGTGCTGCGGCACCGGGCGGTGGGGTGCTTCCTGACGCACGCGGGGTGGAACTCGACGGTGGAGTGCGCCGCCGAGGGGGTTCCCATGGTGTGCTGGCCCTTCTTCGCCGACCAGCAGATCAACAGCCGCTTCGTGGGGGCCGTGTGGGGCACGGGGCTAGACATGAAGGACGTGTGCGACAGGGCCGTCGTGGAGGCGATGGTGAGGGAGGCCATGGAGTCCGCCGGGATCAGGAGGTCCGCGGTGGCGCTGGCGGAGCGGGTGAGGCGGGACGTCGAGGAAGGAGGGTCCTCTGCGGTGGAGTTCGACCGGCTCGTCGGCTTCATCAAGGAGCTCGCCGCGACCAAGGATTCTGTTGCGAATCAGTAA
- the LOC100839943 gene encoding protein DETOXIFICATION 16, with amino-acid sequence MVASCFLQNAVNIVSLMFVGHLGELHLAGVSLAVSITSATGLNIITGMAFALDTLCGQAFGAGQYHLLGIYKQRAMLVIGLACAPFALLWVYAGQILVFLHQDHAVAAEAGAYARWLIPSILLYVPLQCHVRFLQTQSLVLPVMASSGAATLCHLAVCWALVYKAGLGSKGAALSNAISYAVNLVILALYVRLSGACERTWNGFSMEGFKELRQFANLAVPSAFMICVEFWAFEIIVLLSGLLPNPQLETSVLSICLNTSILLFMVPLGLSYSVSTLVSNELGAGQPQAAKLAMRVVMCMALCSGFLMGLAMILLRGVWGHVYSNEKEVVAYIAKMMPVLAISFFIDGIHGSLSGVLTGCGKQKIGAITNLGAFYLAGIPMAVLLAFVFHMNGMGLWLGMVVCGSLTKVLLFASVAWFIDWNKEAIKAKDRVFSSSLPVT; translated from the exons ATGGTCGCCAGCTGCTTTCTGCAGAACGCCGTCAACATAGTGTCCCTCATGTTCGTCGGCCACCTCGGCGAGCTACATCTGGCCGGCGTATCCCTCGCCGTATCCATCACCAGCGCCACCGGCTTGAATATCATC ACCGGCATGGCGTTTGCGCTGGACACGCTCTGCGGACAGGCATTCGGCGCGGGGCAATATCACCTGCTCGGCATCTACAAGCAACGGGCGATGCTGGTGATCGGGCTCGCCTGCGCCCCGTTCGCTCTCCTCTGGGTCTACGCCGGCCAGATCCTGGTGTTCCTTCACCAGGACCATGCCGTCGCTGCAGAGGCCGGTGCCTACGCGCGGTGGCTCATCCCGTCGATCCTGCTGTACGTGCCTCTGCAGTGCCACGTCCGGTTCCTGCAGACCCAAAGCCTCGTCCTGCCCGTCATGGCCAGCTCGGGCGCCGCCACGCTCTGCCACCTGGCCGTGTGCTGGGCGCTGGTGTACAAGGCAGGCCTGGGGAGCAAGGGCGCCGCGCTGAGCAACGCCATCTCGTACGCCGTCAACCTGGTGATACTGGCCCTATACGTCAGGCTGTCAGGCGCCTGCGAACGTACGTGGAACGGCTTCTCCATGGAGGGGTTTAAGGAGCTCCGTCAGTTTGCCAATCTTGCTGTGCCGTCAGCGTTTATGATATG CGTAGAGTTTTGGGCTTTTGAAATCATTGTCCTGCTGTCTGGTCTTCTGCCGAATCCTCAGCTAGAGACTTCAGTGCTGTCAATTTG CCTTAACACTTCGATTCTGCTCTTCATGGTACCATTGGGTCTTAGTTATTCCGTTAG CACCCTTGTTTCGAACGAACTTGGCGCCGGGCAGCCTCAGGCAGCAAAGTTAGCTATGAGGGTAGTCATGTGCATGGCCTTATGTTCAGGATTCCTTATGGGCTTGGCCATGATCCTGCTACGTGGTGTTTGGGGACACGTCTATAGCAATGAGAAGGAAGTTGTGGCATACATTGCTAAAATGATGCCGGTTCTTGCGATCTCTTTCTTCATAGATGGCATTCATGGCTCTCTCTCAG GTGTGCTCACAGGCTGTGGGAAGCAAAAAATCGGTGCAATCACTAATCTTGGCGCCTTCTACTTGGCAGGCATCCCCATGGCCGTGCTGCTTGCATTTGTCTTCCATATGAATGGAATG GGCCTTTGGCTCGGCATGGTGGTCTGCGGTAGCCTCACCAAGGTGCTCTTGTTTGCATCTGTTGCTTGGTTCATAGACTGGAACAAGGAA GCAATCAAGGCAAAAGATAGGGTGTTCAGCTCATCTCTGCCAGTGACATGA